A genome region from Bacillaceae bacterium IKA-2 includes the following:
- a CDS encoding penicillin-binding protein, which produces MAAIKLSKINLRAVLLLGLFFLLFSFLFSRIGYIQVKKTVNGQGLIELAEERWTKTQIIEGKRGTIFDRAGSTLAEEIPSYTMIAILDENSKKRVDDPKSTAEKLAPIVERTVEELEGRLSLEGRFQVELGTGTKNLSLEKKREIEALGLTGIIFRKEPRRYYPKQTFASHVIGYTERDMSKVRMGLESSLNEYLVQEDGRIEYLSDRKGIKLPAIEEIVTSPKNGQEVYLTIDSNIQMSLEQVMTQVEERYAPERMMAIVADPKTGQILAMSNRPSFNPNFYEEITNYTNFTISSRFEPGSTMKIFSLAAAIEDKVYNGAEVYQSGSYQIGGRRIRDHNRLGWGEISFDEGFQRSSNVALSILALEKLGPERLYYYLDQFGFRQPTGIDLPNEANSLIADSYRVDAATTAFGQGSAITPIQQVQAATAIANGGMMMRPYIIDRIVDSNTGEVVEKTEPDMVGQPISSSTAKQVLELMESVVIAPGGTGKPYYIEGFEIAGKTGTAEIADPNGGGYLSGQGKNIYSFLGVAPKSDPKLIVYVAVDQPKITEYEQGSTPVAEIFTTVMKHSLQYLNISPKASSQGLSNNGDGILLGDAIGKNVADVKATFTDKGLDVHVIGSGNKVKVQTPVSKTKLLQGEKVIIVTDGPSYSMPNIEGWSLRDVMKLAQSLDLNANLVGSGFVISQSILPAGEIRKGDYLAIELALPDFFREENGHSSEDETEDNAEIFNMD; this is translated from the coding sequence TTGGCAGCAATTAAATTAAGTAAGATAAATCTGAGGGCAGTTTTATTATTAGGCTTGTTTTTTCTATTATTCTCATTTTTATTTAGTAGAATAGGTTACATACAAGTGAAAAAAACAGTTAATGGTCAAGGTCTAATAGAACTTGCTGAAGAGCGTTGGACAAAAACGCAAATAATTGAAGGAAAGCGTGGCACAATTTTTGATCGAGCTGGCTCGACTCTTGCCGAAGAAATACCATCATATACGATGATCGCAATCCTAGATGAGAATAGTAAAAAGAGGGTTGACGATCCGAAGAGCACGGCTGAGAAATTAGCTCCAATTGTTGAGAGAACAGTGGAAGAATTAGAGGGAAGACTCTCACTTGAAGGAAGATTCCAAGTAGAACTTGGAACTGGAACGAAAAATTTAAGTTTAGAGAAAAAAAGAGAAATAGAGGCACTTGGATTAACTGGAATTATATTTCGAAAAGAACCAAGACGCTATTATCCGAAACAAACGTTTGCTTCTCATGTCATTGGTTATACAGAAAGAGATATGTCAAAAGTAAGAATGGGATTGGAAAGTAGTTTAAATGAATATTTAGTGCAAGAAGATGGCAGGATTGAATATTTAAGTGATCGGAAAGGCATTAAATTACCTGCAATTGAGGAAATCGTTACTTCACCTAAAAATGGACAGGAAGTTTACCTCACCATTGACTCAAATATACAAATGTCTTTAGAACAAGTGATGACTCAAGTAGAGGAACGTTATGCTCCAGAACGGATGATGGCAATCGTCGCCGATCCGAAAACGGGACAAATCCTCGCTATGAGCAATCGACCAAGCTTTAACCCCAATTTTTATGAAGAGATAACAAATTATACAAACTTTACGATATCTTCAAGGTTTGAACCCGGATCAACGATGAAGATATTTTCATTAGCAGCAGCTATTGAAGATAAAGTTTATAACGGTGCAGAAGTATATCAGTCAGGTAGCTATCAAATTGGTGGGAGAAGGATTCGAGATCATAACCGATTAGGTTGGGGAGAAATCTCCTTTGACGAAGGTTTCCAGCGCTCTTCTAACGTCGCATTATCAATTCTTGCTTTAGAAAAGTTAGGGCCAGAGCGATTGTATTATTACCTTGATCAGTTTGGATTCCGCCAACCAACAGGAATTGATCTTCCAAATGAAGCGAATAGTTTAATTGCAGATTCATATCGGGTTGATGCTGCAACAACAGCTTTTGGACAGGGTTCGGCAATTACCCCTATTCAGCAAGTTCAAGCCGCAACAGCGATTGCGAACGGTGGTATGATGATGAGGCCGTACATTATTGATAGAATTGTTGATTCTAATACAGGTGAAGTTGTCGAAAAAACAGAACCGGATATGGTTGGGCAACCGATTTCAAGTAGCACTGCTAAACAGGTCCTTGAATTAATGGAATCAGTTGTAATTGCTCCTGGTGGAACAGGAAAACCATATTATATTGAGGGATTTGAGATTGCCGGAAAAACGGGTACTGCTGAAATAGCAGATCCAAATGGGGGAGGATATTTAAGTGGCCAAGGAAAGAATATTTATTCTTTTCTAGGAGTTGCTCCGAAGTCTGATCCCAAGCTGATTGTTTATGTTGCAGTTGATCAACCAAAAATCACAGAATATGAACAAGGTTCTACTCCAGTTGCCGAAATTTTTACAACAGTAATGAAGCATAGTCTTCAGTATTTAAATATTTCGCCAAAAGCTAGCTCGCAAGGTCTAAGCAATAATGGCGATGGTATTCTACTTGGTGATGCAATTGGAAAAAATGTTGCAGATGTAAAGGCAACTTTTACGGACAAAGGATTAGATGTTCATGTAATCGGATCAGGGAACAAGGTTAAAGTGCAAACACCTGTTTCTAAAACGAAGTTATTACAAGGTGAAAAAGTAATTATCGTGACAGATGGACCATCTTATTCGATGCCAAATATTGAGGGCTGGTCGTTACGCGATGTTATGAAACTAGCTCAAAGTTTAGATTTGAATGCTAATTTAGTTGGATCGGGATTTGTGATATCCCAAAGTATTTTACCGGCAGGTGAGATTAGAAAAGGAGATTATCTTGCAATAGAATTAGCGTTGCCTGATTTTTTTAGGGAAGAGAATGGTCATAGTAGTGAAGATGAAACTGAAGATAATGCAGAGATTTTTAACATGGATTAA
- the ftsL gene encoding cell division protein FtsL codes for MSSLARQLETKRVVETPGHQRQVNQEISKKRQITSGERCLYFATIIGLVLATYLIISNYASIYIVNNDLHTLQTSINTQMINNEALQLQVTELSAPDRILQIAKEQLGMTLNDKNVTVVKN; via the coding sequence ATGAGTAGTCTTGCCCGGCAGCTAGAAACAAAACGAGTGGTTGAAACACCAGGCCATCAAAGGCAAGTAAATCAAGAAATTTCTAAGAAACGACAGATTACGTCTGGAGAAAGATGTTTATATTTTGCAACAATCATTGGCCTAGTATTAGCTACATATTTAATTATCTCAAACTATGCTTCGATTTATATTGTAAATAACGATCTTCATACTCTACAAACGTCAATTAATACCCAAATGATAAACAATGAAGCTTTACAGTTACAAGTAACTGAGCTTTCGGCGCCAGATCGAATTTTACAAATTGCAAAAGAACAGCTTGGTATGACTTTAAATGATAAAAATGTTACGGTTGTAAAAAACTAG
- the bshC gene encoding bacillithiol biosynthesis cysteine-adding enzyme BshC: MKLREYNLSEQSKFMKDYRLGYEPLQKFYDYSYRSDYDYIQRYNELKNRDFQRVTIAEQLVQYNQRFGCSTETITNIAKLVDPSSVCVVAGQQAGILTGPLYTIHKIITVLKLAKEQERKLNVPVVPIFWMAGEDHDFDEINHLYSVDSGKLEKRKINQQNDGKAAISNLEIDKGEVTRFIRELLRDCRETNFTKDLIKNINDALEKSIYYSDFFSFLIHQLFKKSGIVLLDSHDKQLRELERPFFKELINKNDSLNDKFLETANQLSENGYGEPIERGENNAHLFFHFQGKRLLLERSRDHLFSDKHSLFSFTKDELLQIVAKEPENLSNNVVTRPLMQEYLLPVLAFVGGPGEIAYWATLKEVFHLFSFKVPPIVPRFSITLIESQIQKYLEEFQLPVEDVLAVGTTAARTKLTMSKHKQQIDDTVQRTLEQVEKLHKPLKELVKTYDKGLEALANKNELMIKKEINFLAERIQKSVRQKNQHESIKFDLIEANLKPRDGLQERSLNVVYYLNEYGLDFVQRLNELPLQFNDNHKLVYLNCR, translated from the coding sequence TTGAAATTAAGAGAATATAATCTGTCTGAACAATCAAAATTTATGAAGGATTATCGGTTAGGTTACGAACCTTTGCAAAAGTTTTATGATTATTCTTATCGTAGTGATTACGATTACATTCAAAGGTATAACGAATTAAAAAATCGTGATTTTCAAAGAGTGACTATTGCTGAACAGTTAGTCCAATATAACCAGCGCTTTGGCTGCTCAACAGAAACGATCACGAATATAGCTAAATTAGTAGACCCAAGCTCTGTTTGTGTTGTAGCTGGTCAACAAGCGGGTATTTTAACAGGTCCTCTTTATACGATACATAAGATTATTACGGTCTTAAAGTTAGCAAAGGAACAGGAAAGAAAATTAAATGTTCCTGTCGTGCCGATTTTTTGGATGGCTGGTGAAGACCACGATTTTGATGAAATTAATCATCTTTATAGTGTTGATTCAGGCAAGCTTGAGAAACGAAAAATAAATCAGCAAAACGATGGGAAAGCAGCTATTTCTAACTTAGAGATTGATAAAGGTGAAGTAACGAGGTTTATAAGGGAATTACTCCGTGACTGTAGGGAGACCAATTTTACAAAAGACCTTATTAAAAACATCAATGATGCATTAGAAAAAAGTATTTATTACAGTGATTTTTTTAGTTTCCTCATTCATCAACTCTTTAAAAAGAGTGGTATCGTTTTATTAGACTCTCACGATAAACAGCTTAGAGAGCTAGAAAGACCATTTTTTAAAGAGCTAATTAATAAAAATGATAGCTTGAACGATAAATTTTTGGAAACCGCTAACCAATTATCCGAAAACGGATATGGAGAACCGATTGAGCGAGGTGAAAATAACGCTCATTTATTTTTCCATTTTCAAGGGAAAAGGTTGTTGTTGGAAAGGTCTCGTGATCATTTATTTTCAGATAAGCACTCATTATTTTCTTTTACTAAAGATGAATTATTACAGATAGTTGCTAAAGAACCTGAAAATCTTAGCAACAATGTTGTTACAAGACCCTTAATGCAGGAGTATCTATTACCTGTTTTAGCTTTTGTAGGTGGGCCTGGTGAAATTGCTTATTGGGCAACTTTAAAGGAAGTTTTTCATTTGTTTTCATTTAAAGTCCCACCGATTGTTCCACGATTTTCGATAACGTTAATTGAATCGCAAATTCAGAAATATCTTGAGGAGTTTCAATTGCCAGTAGAAGATGTTTTAGCAGTAGGAACAACAGCAGCAAGGACAAAGTTAACAATGTCGAAACATAAACAGCAAATCGATGACACGGTTCAGCGAACTCTCGAACAAGTAGAAAAGCTTCATAAGCCCTTAAAAGAACTTGTGAAAACGTATGATAAAGGTTTGGAGGCTTTGGCGAATAAAAATGAGTTGATGATAAAAAAAGAAATTAATTTTTTAGCTGAAAGAATTCAAAAGAGCGTTCGACAAAAAAATCAACATGAATCGATTAAGTTTGACCTCATTGAGGCTAATTTAAAACCGAGAGATGGATTACAGGAACGGAGTTTAAATGTAGTTTATTACTTAAATGAATATGGCTTAGACTTTGTACAGCGGTTAAACGAACTCCCACTACAATTTAACGATAACCATAAGCTAGTCTATTTGAACTGTCGATAG
- the rsmH gene encoding 16S rRNA (cytosine(1402)-N(4))-methyltransferase RsmH has translation MFDHITVLKEEAVAGLNIKKDGIYVDCTLGGAGHSKLILSQLSSKGHLFAFDQDEKAIIHARDLLKDYQGEFTIIKSNFRYLVPELNSRGITSVDGVLFDLGVSSPQLDEKERGFSYNLDAPLDMRMDQSSPLTAEIIVNEWSFHDLMKIISRYGEEKFAKHIARKIEAFRLKKRIETTWELVEIIKDAIPAPARRTGGHPAKRTFQAIRIAVNDELQAFEDAVNGALEITKVGGRVAVITFHSLEDRICKSIFKAGSRGPELPRNLPVIPEGYEPMLKLITRKPIIPTSDEVDSNKRSRSAKLRIAEKQKEA, from the coding sequence ATGTTCGATCACATCACTGTATTGAAAGAAGAAGCCGTTGCAGGATTAAATATAAAAAAAGATGGTATCTATGTAGATTGTACCCTTGGAGGAGCAGGACATTCGAAATTAATATTGTCACAGCTTTCTAGTAAAGGACATTTGTTTGCATTTGACCAAGATGAAAAGGCCATTATTCATGCCAGAGACCTGTTAAAAGACTATCAGGGCGAGTTTACAATTATAAAAAGTAATTTTCGGTATTTAGTACCAGAATTAAATAGTCGTGGGATTACTTCGGTAGACGGTGTTTTGTTTGACTTAGGTGTTTCGTCACCACAACTGGACGAAAAGGAGCGCGGCTTTAGCTACAATCTAGATGCTCCACTAGATATGCGTATGGATCAATCTTCACCTTTAACCGCAGAAATAATCGTCAATGAATGGTCATTTCATGATTTAATGAAGATTATTTCAAGGTATGGTGAAGAAAAATTTGCGAAACATATCGCCAGAAAAATTGAGGCGTTTCGTTTGAAAAAGCGAATAGAAACAACTTGGGAGTTAGTTGAAATTATTAAGGATGCCATTCCAGCCCCGGCTAGAAGAACAGGTGGCCATCCAGCTAAACGGACATTTCAAGCGATAAGAATTGCTGTTAATGATGAACTTCAAGCTTTTGAAGACGCTGTTAATGGAGCACTTGAGATAACAAAGGTAGGTGGACGTGTTGCGGTTATAACATTCCATTCCCTAGAAGACCGCATTTGTAAATCGATTTTCAAAGCAGGAAGTAGAGGACCTGAGTTACCGCGGAATTTACCTGTTATACCTGAAGGCTACGAACCGATGTTAAAGCTAATTACGAGAAAGCCGATTATCCCAACTAGTGATGAAGTCGATTCAAATAAACGATCCAGGTCTGCAAAACTGCGGATTGCTGAAAAACAAAAGGAGGCTTAA
- a CDS encoding stage V sporulation protein D, giving the protein MRVSNVTVRRRLVFVLTFGLLFFFVIVLRLAYVQFALGNELTLRAEDTWSRNIPFEAKRGEILDRNGVPLATNVSAPSVFIVPRQIKNPAEDAQRLAEVLQMDKTKVYSLLTKKEMSVRINPEGRKISNQLASKVRALGIAGIYIAEDNKRHYPFGSYLSHVLGFAGIDNQGLTGIELYYDEKLSGEKGYVSFFSDAKGQRMPDLADEYTPPIDGLDLKLTIDTNVQTIIERELGIAEAIYKPDGAIAIAMNPKTGEILGMSSRPDYDPENFRNVPPEIYNQNKPVWMQYEPGSTFKIITLAAAIEEGEVDLEKDTFNDPGFIEVSGHRLRCWKKGGHGHQTFLEVVQNSCNPGFVVLGERLGKDRLFDYIDDFGFGQKTGIDLQGEGKGILFSRDRVGPLEQATTAFGQGVSVTPLQQVAAVSAAINGGYLYTPFIAKEWIDPLTKEMLDFTQPVFKRQVISTETSEKVRDALEHVVAKGTGKGAFVDGYRVGGKTGTAQKAVDGRYLENNHIVSFIGFAPADDPQIVVYIAIDNPKETVQFGGVVAAPIVGKVIGDSLRAMGVEKRTNQIEKTRLWTDEPLIDVPDLVGRTRREINEAYYEFRLDVSGEGNTILAQSPEVGLKIKQYSTIRILLGDKTEPED; this is encoded by the coding sequence GTGCGTGTTTCAAATGTAACTGTACGAAGACGTTTAGTTTTCGTGCTAACTTTCGGTTTATTATTCTTTTTTGTTATTGTTTTACGCCTTGCTTATGTGCAATTTGCTCTAGGCAATGAGCTAACTTTACGTGCTGAGGATACTTGGAGTAGAAATATCCCTTTTGAAGCAAAACGAGGCGAGATTTTGGATCGGAACGGGGTTCCTTTAGCTACAAATGTAAGTGCGCCATCAGTGTTTATCGTTCCAAGGCAAATTAAAAATCCGGCAGAAGATGCCCAAAGGTTAGCTGAAGTATTACAAATGGACAAAACAAAAGTTTATAGTTTACTAACAAAAAAAGAAATGAGTGTTAGAATTAACCCTGAGGGGCGAAAGATAAGTAATCAATTAGCAAGCAAAGTACGAGCATTAGGGATCGCCGGTATCTATATTGCCGAAGATAATAAGCGCCATTATCCATTCGGTAGTTATTTGTCTCATGTTCTTGGTTTTGCAGGTATTGATAATCAAGGCTTAACGGGAATCGAACTTTATTATGATGAGAAACTTAGTGGTGAAAAAGGCTATGTGTCATTTTTTTCTGATGCAAAAGGGCAGCGAATGCCTGATTTAGCGGATGAATACACACCACCTATTGATGGATTAGATTTAAAATTAACGATTGATACGAATGTTCAAACGATAATTGAACGAGAGTTGGGTATTGCTGAGGCAATTTATAAGCCTGATGGGGCAATTGCCATCGCTATGAATCCTAAAACAGGGGAAATCTTAGGAATGTCGAGTAGACCCGACTATGATCCTGAAAATTTTCGTAACGTTCCACCAGAAATTTATAATCAAAATAAACCAGTATGGATGCAATATGAACCTGGATCAACATTTAAGATTATTACTTTGGCTGCAGCTATAGAAGAAGGAGAGGTTGATCTAGAAAAAGATACATTCAATGATCCAGGCTTTATAGAGGTGTCTGGTCATCGTCTCCGTTGCTGGAAAAAGGGTGGTCATGGTCATCAAACCTTTTTAGAGGTAGTTCAAAATTCATGCAACCCAGGCTTTGTTGTTTTAGGGGAACGCTTGGGAAAGGATCGTCTTTTTGATTATATCGATGATTTTGGATTCGGTCAGAAAACGGGAATTGATTTACAAGGGGAAGGTAAAGGGATTTTATTTAGCCGCGATCGCGTGGGTCCTCTTGAGCAAGCGACGACAGCGTTTGGGCAAGGTGTTTCAGTAACGCCACTTCAACAAGTAGCGGCGGTTTCAGCAGCAATAAACGGTGGTTACTTATACACGCCTTTTATCGCCAAAGAATGGATTGATCCTCTCACTAAAGAGATGTTAGATTTCACGCAACCAGTTTTTAAGCGGCAGGTGATTTCTACTGAAACAAGTGAAAAAGTTCGCGACGCTCTTGAACATGTCGTTGCTAAAGGAACTGGTAAAGGCGCGTTTGTAGATGGCTATCGTGTTGGTGGGAAAACGGGGACGGCGCAAAAGGCCGTTGATGGTCGATACTTAGAAAATAACCATATTGTCTCTTTTATTGGTTTCGCACCTGCGGATGACCCGCAAATCGTCGTATATATTGCTATTGATAACCCAAAGGAAACGGTACAATTTGGTGGAGTTGTTGCAGCACCTATTGTCGGAAAAGTGATTGGTGATAGCTTAAGAGCAATGGGTGTGGAAAAAAGAACCAATCAAATTGAAAAAACACGTCTTTGGACAGATGAACCATTGATAGATGTTCCAGACCTTGTAGGCCGAACGAGACGGGAAATTAATGAGGCCTATTATGAATTTAGATTAGATGTAAGCGGTGAAGGTAATACTATACTTGCTCAGTCTCCTGAAGTAGGCTTAAAAATAAAGCAATATTCAACAATTCGAATATTATTA
- the mraZ gene encoding division/cell wall cluster transcriptional repressor MraZ produces MFMGEYHHTIDEKGRMIIPAKFREDLGSNFVITRGLDQCLFVYPETEWKQLEEKLKVLPFTKKDARAFTRFFFSGATECELDKQGRVNISSPLRQFAKLEKECIVIGVSNRVEVWSKSTWEEYFAKSEESFSEIAEGIIDFDL; encoded by the coding sequence ATGTTTATGGGGGAATATCATCATACAATTGATGAAAAAGGTAGAATGATTATTCCTGCTAAATTTCGTGAAGATTTAGGATCCAACTTTGTGATAACCCGAGGTTTAGATCAGTGTTTGTTCGTTTACCCTGAAACCGAATGGAAACAACTAGAAGAGAAGCTCAAAGTACTTCCTTTTACGAAAAAAGATGCAAGAGCCTTTACCCGCTTTTTCTTTTCAGGAGCAACAGAATGTGAGCTTGATAAACAAGGGAGGGTGAATATTTCATCCCCGTTACGTCAATTTGCTAAGCTAGAAAAAGAATGCATTGTAATTGGTGTTTCAAACCGCGTAGAAGTGTGGAGTAAATCAACGTGGGAAGAATATTTCGCCAAGTCAGAAGAGTCATTTAGTGAGATTGCTGAAGGAATTATAGATTTCGATCTATAA